The following coding sequences lie in one Rutidosis leptorrhynchoides isolate AG116_Rl617_1_P2 chromosome 6, CSIRO_AGI_Rlap_v1, whole genome shotgun sequence genomic window:
- the LOC139853714 gene encoding codeine O-demethylase-like: MCPKFGSVYMFSFDLSVCQAINHGIESSFLEKVREMNKLFFSLPTEEKKKWSREENDTEGYGNDMVLSDQQILDWTDRLRFWPQNPKQFSEVLEEYSSKIASINEVVLKALARSINFDENCFLDQYGTSGKIQARSSYYPPCEWPEKVLGIKAHADMSAVTLLLQDKQVEGLENLKDGQWFVVPIVPDALTINIGDQIEVMSNGIFKSPVHRVSVNPKRERMTVGMFCIPQTENDIGPVEGLITDETPRLYKYVTFSLDIVFEYVQKGRRLIEACKI, encoded by the exons ATGTGTCCAAAGTTTG GTTCTGTATATATGTTCTCATTTGATTTAAGTGTATGTCAGGCAATAAACCACGGAATTGAAAGTTCGTTTTTGGAGAAAGTGCGAGAAATGAACAAACTTTTCTTTAGTTTACCTACAGAGGAGAAGAAGAAATGGTCCAGAGAAGAAAATGATACTGAAGGTTATGGGAATGACATGGTACTTTCAGATCAACAAATTCTTGACTGGACTGATCGACTTCGATTTTGGCCTCAGAATCCCAAACAATTTAG TGAAGTTCTTGAAGAATATAGCTCTAAAATAGCATCGATTAATGAAGTTGTTCTTAAGGCCCTGGCAAGATCAATAAACTTCGATGAAAATTGCTTTTTAGACCAATATGGGACTAGTGGGAAGATTCAAGCAAGATCTAGTTACTACCCTCCTTGTGAATGGCCTGAAAAAGTGTTAGGAATCAAAGCGCATGCTGATATGTCAGCCGTCACACTTTTGTTGCAAGACAAACAAGTTGAAGGCCTTGAGAATTTGAAAGATGGTCAGTGGTTCGTTGTTCCTATCGTTCCTGATGCTTTAACCATAAATATTGGTGATCAGATTGAG GTAATGAGTAATGGGATATTCAAGAGTCCGGTGCACAGAGTGTCAGTGAACCCAAAAAGAGAGAGGATGACAGTGGGTATGTTCTGCATCCCTCAAACCGAAAATGATATAGGACCCGTTGAAGGACTCATTACGGATGAAACACCGAGGTTATACAAGTACGTCACATTTTCTCTCGACATCGTTTTTGAGTATGTCCAGAAAGGTAGAAGACTCATCGAAGCCTGCAAGATATGA